A genome region from Pirellulales bacterium includes the following:
- a CDS encoding redoxin family protein, whose translation MFGFSRRSVAVVLLGTLAGCAPDEPAANATAPQATAANPAPQTDSGTAIDPAALATLDEAGWARFLAEQHGKVVFLDCWATWCGTCKEQFPHTVALHRKLADRGLVVVAVAFDEADAGTRRSIAEFLQAQGAHFPAFINAHGSDDAAYTMLGVENSVLPHYQVIDRNGQVVKKFLAGDPTSHLAKPEEIEAAVVAALEAPAAP comes from the coding sequence ATGTTCGGGTTCAGTCGACGTTCGGTCGCCGTCGTACTGCTGGGAACGCTCGCCGGGTGCGCGCCGGACGAGCCCGCGGCGAATGCAACCGCGCCACAAGCCACGGCCGCGAACCCCGCGCCTCAGACAGATTCCGGCACGGCGATCGATCCCGCGGCGCTAGCGACGCTCGACGAGGCGGGCTGGGCACGGTTTCTCGCCGAGCAGCACGGCAAGGTCGTGTTTCTCGACTGCTGGGCCACCTGGTGCGGCACCTGCAAGGAGCAGTTTCCGCATACCGTGGCACTGCACCGCAAGCTGGCCGATCGCGGACTGGTCGTCGTGGCCGTGGCCTTTGACGAAGCGGACGCAGGCACGCGGCGCTCGATCGCTGAGTTCCTTCAAGCCCAGGGGGCTCACTTCCCCGCCTTTATCAATGCCCACGGCTCGGACGACGCGGCCTACACCATGCTCGGCGTCGAAAACTCGGTGCTACCTCATTACCAGGTGATCGATCGCAACGGACAGGTCGTCAAGAAGTTCCTGGCGGGCGATCCGACGAGCCATTTGGCCAAGCCGGAAGAAATCGAGGCTGCCGTCGTCGCCGCGCTCGAAGCGCCGGCCGCTCCTTGA
- the glgX gene encoding glycogen debranching protein GlgX translates to MSDVQPGQAAPLGAKVTAGGVNFSLFSRTAASVELLLFDAVDAAAPQRIIPLDPVENHTYHYWHAFVPGLQAGQIYGYRVSGPHEPARGLRFDPAKVLLDPYGRGVASPPGYSRQAASTAGDNSATAMKSVVIDPRAYDWEGDRHPRHPAARTIIYEMHVRGFTQHPNSGLPDARRGTYAGLIDKIPYLAELGVTAVELLPVFQFDPTDAPLGKLNYWGYAPISFFAPHQAYSSRLDPTGPTDEFRDLVKALHRAGIEVILDVVFNHTAEGNHEGPTLGFRGIDNATYYLLEDGGARYANYSGCGNTFNANHPVVRRLIVDSLRYWVQEMHVDGFRFDLASILARDDTGQPLPNPPVLWDIETDPALAGTKLLAEAWDAAGLYQVGSFVGDAWKEWNGRFRDDVRDFFRGEPGALRRVADRIVGSPQIYGHEEREAEQSVNFVTCHDGFTLNDLVSYNEKHNEDNGEDNRDGANDNRSWNCGVEGPTPDAAIERLRNRQIKNFLTVTLMSLGTPMILMGDEVRRTQRGNNNAYCQDNELSWFDWSLTDRHADLLRFVQLLIARRLMRTVEQENRRVSLNALLRDAVKAWHGVQLNAPDWGENSHAVALYSELRLEDLKLHFILNAYWEPLEFELPVLPSGGSWSRWIDTALDSPDDIVPWQDAPVHESAMYRAQSRSVVLLIAGGTD, encoded by the coding sequence ATGAGCGACGTTCAACCAGGACAAGCCGCTCCCTTGGGCGCCAAGGTGACGGCCGGCGGTGTGAATTTCAGCCTGTTTTCCCGCACCGCAGCGAGCGTCGAGTTGTTGCTGTTCGACGCGGTCGATGCCGCCGCACCCCAGCGTATCATCCCACTCGACCCGGTCGAAAACCACACCTACCACTACTGGCACGCCTTCGTGCCCGGCCTGCAGGCAGGGCAAATCTATGGCTACCGTGTGAGTGGGCCGCACGAGCCCGCGCGCGGGCTGCGGTTTGATCCCGCCAAGGTGCTGCTCGATCCGTACGGCCGCGGCGTGGCGAGCCCGCCGGGCTACAGCCGGCAGGCCGCCTCGACGGCCGGCGACAATTCGGCCACGGCGATGAAGAGCGTGGTGATCGATCCCCGCGCCTACGACTGGGAAGGCGACCGGCACCCGCGCCATCCGGCAGCGCGAACGATCATTTACGAGATGCACGTCCGCGGGTTCACGCAACACCCCAACTCGGGTCTCCCCGACGCGCGCCGCGGGACCTATGCCGGGTTGATCGACAAGATTCCCTATCTCGCGGAACTCGGCGTGACCGCAGTCGAGCTGTTGCCCGTCTTTCAATTCGATCCGACCGACGCCCCGCTCGGCAAGCTGAACTACTGGGGCTACGCGCCGATCTCGTTCTTCGCGCCACACCAGGCGTACAGCTCGCGGCTCGACCCGACCGGGCCGACCGACGAGTTCCGCGACCTGGTCAAGGCCCTCCATCGCGCCGGCATCGAAGTGATTCTCGATGTGGTGTTCAACCACACGGCCGAAGGAAACCATGAAGGACCGACGCTCGGATTCCGCGGGATCGACAACGCCACTTATTACCTGTTGGAAGACGGCGGCGCCCGGTATGCCAACTACTCCGGCTGCGGCAACACGTTCAACGCCAACCACCCGGTGGTGCGCCGGCTGATCGTCGACAGCCTGCGCTACTGGGTGCAAGAAATGCACGTCGATGGTTTCCGCTTCGATCTCGCCTCGATTCTGGCGCGCGACGACACGGGGCAGCCGCTGCCGAACCCGCCGGTGCTCTGGGATATCGAGACCGATCCGGCCCTGGCCGGCACGAAACTGCTGGCCGAGGCCTGGGACGCCGCAGGCTTGTACCAGGTGGGAAGTTTCGTCGGCGATGCCTGGAAAGAATGGAACGGCCGCTTTCGCGACGATGTGCGCGATTTCTTCCGCGGCGAACCGGGCGCGCTGCGCCGCGTGGCCGACCGCATCGTCGGCAGCCCGCAAATCTACGGGCACGAAGAACGCGAAGCGGAGCAAAGCGTGAACTTCGTCACCTGCCACGACGGCTTCACGCTGAACGACCTGGTTTCATACAACGAGAAGCACAACGAGGACAACGGCGAGGACAATCGCGACGGGGCGAACGACAATCGCAGTTGGAACTGCGGCGTCGAAGGCCCGACCCCTGACGCGGCGATCGAGCGGCTGCGCAACCGCCAGATCAAGAACTTTCTCACTGTGACGCTGATGTCGTTGGGCACACCCATGATCTTGATGGGCGACGAGGTGCGCCGTACGCAACGCGGTAACAACAACGCCTATTGCCAGGACAACGAGCTGAGCTGGTTCGACTGGAGCTTGACGGACCGGCACGCCGACTTGCTACGCTTCGTCCAACTGCTGATTGCCCGACGGCTGATGCGAACGGTCGAACAAGAAAACCGGCGCGTGAGTCTCAACGCCTTGCTCCGCGACGCGGTCAAGGCCTGGCACGGCGTGCAACTGAACGCGCCCGACTGGGGCGAGAACTCGCATGCCGTCGCGCTCTACTCCGAACTGCGCCTCGAGGACTTGAAGCTGCATTTCATCCTCAACGCCTATTGGGAGCCGTTGGAGTTCGAACTGCCCGTGCTCCCCTCGGGTGGCTCGTGGAGCCGGTGGATCGACACGGCCTTGGACTCGCCCGACGACATCGTGCCCTGGCAAGATGCGCCCGTGCACGAAAGCGCTATGTATCGCGCGCAATCACGATCCGTCGTGCTATTGATCGCCGGCGGCACGGACTGA
- a CDS encoding thioredoxin family protein: MSIVVAVALGCVLSLASTGWAGRFNKVLSVGDKAPTFKGVVGVDGKNYGLDDFKDKKVIVAVFTCNKCPVAIAYEDRIIQLQKEYADKGVQFVAINVNTNDEDKLDKMKERAEEKGFNFPYLYDESQQSARDFGATVTPHFFVLDQQRNVAYMGALDDSPFEQVKKEYLREALDAVLAGKQPATPETKQQGCGIAYN, from the coding sequence ATGAGTATCGTGGTTGCCGTGGCCCTGGGCTGCGTGCTGTCGCTGGCCTCGACCGGGTGGGCCGGCCGGTTCAACAAGGTGCTGAGCGTCGGTGACAAAGCCCCCACGTTCAAGGGCGTCGTAGGCGTCGATGGCAAGAACTATGGCCTCGACGATTTCAAAGACAAGAAGGTCATCGTCGCAGTGTTCACCTGCAACAAGTGCCCCGTGGCGATTGCCTACGAAGACCGGATCATCCAACTGCAGAAGGAATACGCCGACAAGGGCGTGCAGTTCGTGGCGATCAACGTCAACACGAACGATGAAGACAAGCTCGACAAGATGAAGGAGCGGGCCGAGGAGAAGGGATTCAATTTCCCGTACCTCTACGACGAGTCGCAGCAGTCGGCGCGCGACTTCGGCGCCACCGTCACGCCGCACTTCTTCGTGCTCGACCAGCAGCGCAACGTGGCTTACATGGGCGCCCTGGACGACAGCCCGTTTGAGCAGGTGAAGAAGGAATACCTGCGCGAGGCGCTCGATGCCGTGCTCGCCGGCAAGCAGCCCGCGACGCCGGAGACCAAGCAGCAAGGCTGCGGCATTGCCTATAACTGA